The genome window GGCAAGAATTTACAGCTCCTGTGAGTATTTACGGCGATTTAGCTGTTGCTACGCATGACCTCTGTATAGGTGAAATTTGTTTGCTTCGTCTCTCGTTTGTTTATGATAGAACTCAAGATGGCGTCATTGGAGGAGAGCTTTGCCTTTGCACGGGGCTAGCCAGCTAGGCATTAAACTAGACACACTCTCTGATATAACGCGGGCCTAAGATAGTTAGGTAAACGGATAAAACATTATTAGATCGTGTTTGGTCGTTACAAGATGTAAAAACGATTGTTATCGTAGCATTATGCTTGCTGTTAGTTACTTGGCTGCAGCCGTCAGCCTTCTCACGAAGCATTCCCGACCTACACGGTGTTAGAGACAGGACATTAGCTTCATGTGTCTCTAACGTTTATTCACTTTGTAAACCAATAAAtactttttattaataattatttttcacCATGCTTCACGCTTGGTAGGAAAGATATTTTTGTCTGTTGTGTCCTCGAACGTAATTGAAAGCCTGCTTAGTGGCGTTAGACATCAGAGGAGTTGTGCAACTTAATTAAAGCATTTATATTTGAACGGTTCTTTTTACTTTCTTGACAACAAAATAAAGCTTATTAATCTTCTAAAGGCTGGactaaaaaaacatataatttaTCAGTTGGTTATTCCTGTGGTAGGCAAGTCTGCCAAGTTTCCACCATGCGTCGTTAGCTGCCAGCTTGATCTTTGATAACATGTCTAACAATCACCCATCAGAGACGACCTGCCTCCTATTATACTGATACACCTGCACGGACAGAATAGATCGACCATTTTAGAGTTCAGGAGTTGTCATGTCCTCTGCTCATCTGAGTGCACATGTTGGTTACAGCAGGGTTTTAGAGGCCTTCCTGTTTTAGACTGCACATCTAGCTCTGAGCTGTGTGAAGGAGCTTGTATCACAGAGAAGTTAATCAGACAATCTGGATACGTCAAGCAATTTTGTCCCGCAGCAGTATTGTGGCTTTAAATGTTGAAACGTCAAGCGAGTGCACTTGCCTCTGTGGTTTCATAGTGAGAGTTCACCCGCCTCTTTTTTACCACTGATCTAAAATTAAGCAGAGTATAATTCTGTTTATCCATAACCAGTTGCTTTTACTCCAACAGAGGTTTTAGGCTTTTAGAAATACAAAATCAAGTGTGTATAATTAATGAACCCAGAGTCTGActtagtttgttgtttgtaaTCAGATACTTGTGATAACATCATATGACCAGTTTTCATCTCTGACACTTTTCTTAGTGTCACACATCATTACTCACTCTAGTTCAATTTCTCTCACATTCTCTCTTCATTTTGCATCACGTACATGTTCTTTGAAAACCCTCTGGATTCttaacatactatactataacaACCTCTTTTTTGCAGTGTAAAGGTTAGAGGTCACAGAACAGGGTTGCGGTTGTCGTCATGGCATCTGGAAGTGCAAGCAGTGAAGAGGAGCGGAGCCTGAGGGAGTGTGAGCAGTATGTGCAGAAACACAacattcagcagctgctgaaggattGTATTGTTCAGCTGTGCACCTCCAGGCCAGACAGGCCCATGGCCTTTCTCAGGGAGTACTTTGAAAGGCTGGagaaggtttgtgttttttctttttttaattaagagtATTAACTTTTACCTGACACCTAACCAAGGCCAGTTATTATTATGTTGTgcaattatttattaaatatgaaaaaatatgtATTAAAAATTGTTACTTATGTTTTGACTTTGGtaatttttcttattattaacTTATTATCAAGCTTTGGACGTTCCAGAGCTCTTTTATTGAACAATTGTTTTTGGCTCATGTCAggctaaaaaaacaaattgaaatatatgtgtgtgtgtgtgtatatatatatatatatatatatatatatatatatatatatatatatatatatatatatatatctatatatatatatatatataatataatataatatacaatttttattttctatatttctcAAAATATACTTTCTCTTCTGTGCCCCTGCTATCTAGGAGGAAGCCAAGCAGATTCAGAACCAGCAGAAGGCCAGCAGTTCCCGTTCAGACTCGCGCGATGAGGAGGTGTCTCCACCCATGAACCCTGTGGTAAAGGGTCGCAGGCGGAGAGGTGCCTTCAGTGCAGAGGTTTACACAGAGGAGGACGCAGCCTCATATGTCAGAAAGGTGGATATAGACTTATATACTAATGTTTAGTTAGCCTAAACATAAGTCTGTAGGCAGACATTTTAAAGAGTTACATAGCTGTATTTGGTTTGAACTCTCAGTAAATATATCACATAACAACATGtacgtgttttattttgtaaggttATTCCAAAAGACTACAAGACGATGGCAGCCTTGGCCAAAGCTATTGAAAAGAATGTGCTCTTCTCACACCTGGATGACAATGAGAGGAGGTACCCATCCAAGAAAGTGTGCTAAAACTAAGGTTACTAAAATAAAGTTTGGACTGTTTGTATCTGATCACCTTTGCAATCCTCTTCCTTTCAGTGACATATTTGACGCAATGTTTCCAGTCACTTACATTGCTGGCGAAACGGTTATTTTGCAGGGTAAGACTCTTGTTATTCCTGATCTAAATGAACAAAAAATGATGACTGTGATGCTAATGTTATTGTTATACTCACGCAGGTGATGAAGGCGACAATTTCTATGTTATCGACCAAGGGGAGATGGATGTGAGTATCTGATCCTCATCATGGAAATAGTCCAGTTCTTCTACAGATCCTGTGCAGCTGTAACAGTGTATGTTGGCTTCCGCCCTGTTCTGACAGGTCTATGTGAACAACGACTGGGTGACCAGCATTGGAGAAGGTGGCAGTTTTGGAGAGTTGGCTCTGATTTACGGCACTCCAAGAGCAGCCACCGTCAGAGCCAAGACTAATGTCAAGCTGTGGGGCATTGACAGAGACAGTTACAGAAGAATACTTATGGTGAGGACAGCTGTGATGCTGGGAGCAAGTGTAATGACTTTCTGAGCCTTTTAAAGTTGCCCCAACATTTAATGTTCTTTGATTCCATTTTACACTGATCctcaaatgtttctttttaggGAAGCACTctgagaaagaggaagatgtACGAGGAATTCCTTCGGAAAGTCTCCATTTTAGGTCAGCTAATTTTCACTGGCACTAAATTTGATTATGGAAAACAGTCAAAACAACCCcttgaaaatataaaataatatttccTTTAAAACCTAACCTTTCATTTGAGCTGACAACTTTCCTCTGTCTTCAGAGTCTCTTGACAAATGGGAACGTTTGACAGTTGCTGATGCTTTGGAGCCTGTCCAGTTTGAGGATGGACAGAAGATTGTTGTGCAGGGAGAGCCTGGAGATGAGTTTTTCATCATCTTGGAGGTAAGTACCACTTTTGTGGAACACCAAtgtttcacctttgacctcaaaAGCACGCTAATGATATGTCATAATAGGTTGGGTGTTTTAGGATTGCTTGTTTAAATTTGTATCGTCCTTATTGATACTGTTATTTAATCAGTCTATATTTGGCTCTTGGCCCAGTTTCATCAGTCACTGGGTTTTATCTCCGTTTCATATTTTCAGCTGCAGGGCTTCAGTGGATGTTTAACTGTTTTATCCTCACATACACTGTGTCCTGTTCTAGGTCACCCTGAACATGCGTTTGACCTGGAGCTGAGCAATTAGTCACTTTATTGATCTGTAAAGTGTGATTGAACGTGCTCTAGATAATTTTACCCATTTACCGTCTGGGTTTCAGCTTTTGCACAAATGTTTTTAGTTGTAATGTTTATTAATTGACATTTGTTTAGTAATTGGTAACTCTAAAGGTAAATAGCCTTAATCATGAAAGTGTAATGTGTAAATAATACATGAGAACACAAGTTTATGATTTCTGTCTTTCAGCTCAGTAAGAATACATTGTTATGGAGACAACCTATCCTTTAACCATCATCAGGGAACAAGACACTAAAccagtgtgtgtgcttgtgtttcagggttctgcagctgtgttgcaaCGTCGTTCAGAGAATGAGGAGTTTGTGGAAGTGGGGAGATTAGGACCGTCAGACTACTTTGGTAAGAAGAAACAGCAGTTTTTAATGGAAAGAGAAGAAGGCAGCTATAAGTGTCAAACATGTTGTAATTGCATTCATTATTCTGTCTGTCAGGTTTGACTGGTTTTAGACATTTTAAagcacgtgtttgtgtgtcctccagGTGAAATTGCTCTGCTGATGAACCGTCCCCGTGCTGCCACCGTGGTCGCCCGGGGGCCTCTGAAGTGTGTCAAGCTGGATCGGCCCCGCTTTGAACGCGTCCTGGGCCCCTGTTCAGACATTCTCAAACGTAACATCCAACAGTACAACAGCTTtgtctcactgtctgtctgaacAGGGAGCTTCTCTCCCCacccattttctctctctctttcctcttatctctctctcttcacctctttcccttctctccttttaGACCCAGGGTCCACTAATGCAATTTGCTTTTGTCACTTTCTTATTCTGTTggcttttctccccctccccctttgtattacacacacacacacacacacatcattttgTTGTTACCACCCGTCACACAGAGGGGGCTTTTAGCCATTCACCAGCGCTTGTACCAGCTGCCGTACGCTACCTTGTAGGCACAGTTGCATCACGTTACCTatgttatatatgtattttgtgattacgcttttgtttttgaacTTGAACACCAAGCAGGATTGTTGGGGGATCAGAAAGACATTAGGGTCTCAGGCTGACGAGACAGGACAATCAAACTTTAAATGGCGCTTTTGGTGAATTTGTTAAGTTGTGGAGTGAAGTGAAGAGAGCTTCTTCCCTGGTTAGTTTCCCTTTCTGATATCAGTTAGCCTGATTTAAAGCGGAACGTAGATACTGTACACAGCAGGAAGAATACGATTGCATCAACGTTTGTCAGGCGTTTTTAGGTTTCAGCTTTGGTATGATGctccatttattatttttattaccttTTGATCAGTATGATGAGACAATGATGCTTTTGCTTAGTTTGAGAGAGCTTGTACAACTTAaggtttttatttaattgtgcAGCTACCGGGCTAGTGCCAAATGTTGATTATTGTCACAAATGCAAAGATGTATAGCTGTGGAAATGCAGTGCGTGATCTCTTCCCTGAATATTTGGAGCTCCGAACAGGAAGTAGTTATTACCCTTACTGTCCTCTTAATCTGTAGAACGACAATACAAGAACTGCCTTGACTACtctgaggaaaaaaataaaaaagaaaaaaaaaaacaaaaaaaacaaaagtattaAGTGTATTTCAGTATTCAACTTTTTTTAGTATATACCAAATAACTTGGTCACTCTTCTGCTATGGTTTGTAATCAAAATGTTATAGTATAGTTAAAATGATTATAgttctattattattactgaCTAAACTTATGGTTTGGAGTGATGGTGatcttaaaaatatgtttgtcttttgtaaACACTTATTTTTCCATAAATTCTATTTTAGGTGTCCAGTGccacaaagtaaataaatgctTCTTCTTGTCAACTGACAAAACAGTATGTAATTGTATTGTGTAAAACATCATGGGTTGAATCTTTTTAAAATAGATGAAAGTGGTAATTACAGAACAGGTTTTGGGGACATGTGAAGTGTTTATGTATTGAAGCTTCACAGGTGAGCTGAGAATCAATGAGCTGAAATTTATCTAAAACTAGTGTCATTGCTTATTGCCTATTTGAAACGATGGCTGTCTTTACATCAGAGTAGCTTGTGATCTGTTCTCTATGTTTACTTGGCATGATGTTTTAGGCATCCAGTGATTCGGTGTGGATGGAAGcgtaaattgaaaaaaaaaactaccctGCAGAAGCAGGAGCTCTCAGATTTGATTTGTTCCTCCTTTGCTTAACTGCTTCATGACTATTTAGATGGCATAAAGTGTAAGTCTGTTATTTTCCTATAAGTTAATTTACCCGGTCACACAATGTTGACTTCTGAATTATTGGCATAAACTCTTCATTCCTGCCTCACTGTCTGTTAGCAGAGCCATTTTTCTGATTTGTTCCAACATTAAGGCGTGTTTGTGCGTCCAAAAACGTTTGATTTTGGTGCCGATTGCAAGGTAGACAGGTCAGTGATGCAagtttttgtgtattttcttttctaagTTGAAGCACCTTCATGTGCTCTCCCCAGCCCTCAGCTCATTCCTGTGGATGTGGGGTACAGGTGGATCCACGTCAACTTGACAGCAGATCCCATTGATCCTGATCCACGGGAAACAAATCCGTTAGGGGCGAGGGTTTCACTGACATTTTGTTCATGTGGAAACACCGTAATCGGTTTTAGTCCAAACTGTTTTTAGCCACATTGCAATCGTCCCAGTTTGCCTTAGCTTACCTAACCAGGGCTTTCAGTAGGACTCCTGCTGGCCTGACCTTCAGTGAGTTTGTTAGGCCTGTGGCACTAGAGAGCTGCAGATGATCAGAGGACCATTCTTTTTCTATTCTACCGTGTATTCAGTTTGATCGCCTGTATGTGCAAAGATGTTTATCCTTTTGGTATAGATTGTTCCAGATGGCAGTTTAagcaataaaaagtaaaaacgaTGGCCTGTTTCATTCTTGTGTTGCAACTTTGTCCGTGTTCTAGCTGCAGCAAATGTAATTATTGAAATTCTGTAATGATTAACAGCTACAGCTACTGCAGCCAATGTAGTCCATGTTTGAGGCATAACCCAACCTCTCCACCAGGGGGAGACATGCTCCACTCATCCTTAACCCTCACTCCTACAGTGGAACTTTAGAAAAATAGGCTTTGATATAAAAAGGCTTTTGTCTGGGTAATAATAACATAAAGGTTATTAGTTTAATGGGTGTTTTTAGTGTTGTCTATACTTTCTCCATTCTGTGATATTTTCATATAACATTTTTTTCTATTGACAAATGTTCTTGGCTCTGGAAAATGCCAACATTTGCTGCTTTAAAACTGTTGCTGTTCTTTTTTTCGGGAATGGAAAAGTTCGGTCTGTTCCGTCATGCCTCAttgtgcctgtgtttgtctatCAGTATTTTTATGAAGCCAATTACCTGCGAGATGTTACGGATATTTATTACCCCCTGCCTGCTTTTGTCAGATCTGATTTACTAAAAGTAATGATCTCTTAAAAATAGTTGTAGTCGCATCAGAGCGAATAAAATAACAAAGATCAAAGCTCAGATGTTCACAAAGTAAACTTACAATGGAGGAAACTTGGCTGAATGCTTCTTCAGCATTATTAGGATGGTATATTATTACACATACTTGGTAGTTGTTTTAGACTTATGATTTCTCAGCCTCAGCTCTTTTTGGATGACAGTGATGTCGTAAAGCTCTTTAATCACTCGTATGAGACAGACGGATTACAAGTCTGGAAAACGAGGTGGAGTAAACAAAGTGGTTATTTAATAGGTGGCACTTTTCATTCTCGGTCTCACTTActcaaccaaccaaccaaccaaccaaccaaccttTCTGTTACTAGTATGTAAGCACATAAAACAGCTTTATTTTCCAATTATCGCATGGACACGTTTCAGTCCCAAAGTTCAGCCGCAGTCATTGATCCAGTGCATCTCAGCTCTTTTAATATTAACTCCACTGCTGACAGAGTTCCTGTGATAGTATGAGTGAAATGTTTTGCCTGTGACTCTGACTCTAAGGTTATTTTCCTGTTGAAGGTGTGCACTTGTGCTCCTGTCATAATTTATAACAAGACCATGAAAGAAGCAAGAGGAGTTAAAGGTGGTGGTGGAATATGAGACTGGTGGCGATTCACATTCCATCAAACCCCATTATGGCTCGTTCCTCGAATCCAAACCATCCAAATCCATCCGAGCCTGGTGTTTCTCACAAGGTTTATCATGAAGTCTTCTGTGGCCTGAAGGGGGTCTGGGCATTTCTTCCTCTGCTACCTGGACCTTTCGGTGTCTGTGGCGGTCTGAGGGTTCACAGTGGATTTGATGAAGTCCTTAGTGATCACTTCGTCCCTGCCCAGCCTCCGGACGCAGCGCTGGACCACGCGGAGGACCTTCTGCAACCTGCGGTCCAGCGCCAGGAGGTGGGGCTCCGTCAGGATCGGCCTCAAAGGGTCCCCCTCCAGCGATTCCCTCATCACGTCGCTGAGCCTGAAATCACGTCCAGCCAGAAGCTTCAGCCGCACAAGAGTGGAGCTCTTTATCCTGGGAAAGGAAAGGTGATGCGGTTTGGCTTGTTGCTATGGACACTGACCAATGGACATTGAGATAAACTTACATGCAGCACTGAGTCAGTGGAGCCAGGATGGACATCTCATCGTGAGAGTGCCTCCCAAACCTGAACACAGGGCGCACCATAAAACACTATCACAAGAATGTTGTCATCAAGCTCATCATCTGCCTCTCACCCTCTGGCGTTGTCCAAGTGGAGAATGAATCCCTCGTCCCCGAACTTGGTGAAAATCTCATAGTGGTGTCTGTCCATGTTGCCTGTAACGAGAGCCGAGGAGCTAATTAGGGAAACGCGTTCTGATTGTGAAACTGCTGCTGATGAGAACAGGGATCGACCTGTGAGGAAGTCGAAGACGGACATGTCGATGATGTTGAGAAGCCTGTTGCCCGAGTTGTACGGATACAGCTGCTTGATGGTGTCACAGTAGAAGGGGTTCACTTCCCACCTTTAAAACACAGACGAGCAGGCGTTTAACATGGAAGCGTGTCGCTGTCACTGAGGTGGATTTAATGAATAACCTGCTCGTCTGATTtagtggaaaaaaacaggaagaggtcGCAGTTCATCTGGGTTTAGTTCGGCTTCTAAAATAGTGGATGGTGGAATAAGAGCAGCTCTTTTATCCAGAGTTAAAAATGGACAAACATCCAATTAGATTCAGCATTAAGAGGATTTATGCGATTTTTTAAGGAGAATTACCAGAAGTTATAATCACAGCTAAAGGCCACCAGCGGCGGATGCTAGAGCAGCGTCTCAGCTAAAAGCGTGCGAGGGGCCTCTTACTCTTCTCGTCCAGTGAAGGTGTAGGAGCGGATCCAGGGGTTGGGGATGGAGAGGCGGGGCGCGATGCTGAGGCCGGGCAGGTAGGCGGACAGGGAGCCCTCCAGCAGGTCGGGGCCTC of Betta splendens chromosome 19, fBetSpl5.4, whole genome shotgun sequence contains these proteins:
- the LOC114845686 gene encoding cAMP-dependent protein kinase type I-alpha regulatory subunit, with translation MASGSASSEEERSLRECEQYVQKHNIQQLLKDCIVQLCTSRPDRPMAFLREYFERLEKEEAKQIQNQQKASSSRSDSRDEEVSPPMNPVVKGRRRRGAFSAEVYTEEDAASYVRKVIPKDYKTMAALAKAIEKNVLFSHLDDNERSDIFDAMFPVTYIAGETVILQGDEGDNFYVIDQGEMDVYVNNDWVTSIGEGGSFGELALIYGTPRAATVRAKTNVKLWGIDRDSYRRILMGSTLRKRKMYEEFLRKVSILESLDKWERLTVADALEPVQFEDGQKIVVQGEPGDEFFIILEGSAAVLQRRSENEEFVEVGRLGPSDYFGEIALLMNRPRAATVVARGPLKCVKLDRPRFERVLGPCSDILKRNIQQYNSFVSLSV